CGATCAGACCGCCTCCCAACACAAGCACCGGTTCCCCAAGTTCAATTTTGGCTTTCCGAACCCCTTGCATCGCAATAGTACACAGGTTGAAAAATACCCCTTCTTCCGATGATAACGTTGCCTCTGTTACCTTGAGAAGGCTATCCGGTGTGGCGACGAAATGACTCGTATGCCCTTTGGATGAAACGACACGATCACCGATCTTGTAACCGTCTACATCTCTACCACTGTCAATGACCACTCCGATATTGCTATAGCCGGGATATGACGGGTAGCGACCTTGTGCATTGGGCAGTCCAAGTAGGAAAGCACGTTCTGTGCCTGGGCTGATAAGCGAACATTCGGTCGCGACCAGTATCTCGTTATCTCCAAGGGATGGGAATTCAAATTCCTCAATTTCAACCTTCGCCCGGCTGGGCCAAACAACTCTTTGTCCTTTCATGCGTTCCTCCTCAGTGGACGGGGGCAATTTTCGCAGACACAGATCTGTTTCTCTATACCCACTGTATAACAGATAGGACTTACGCAGTTGGTTCATAAGTCCCCCTGCAACTCCGCTGACAAGGGTTTCCCCCTGATAAGGGGGGCTAGGGGGTTAGGGGATCTTCTCCCTTGTCTTTCCCCTCTTATCAGAGGAAAAAAATCTCGCGTCGCGTGCTGAATTTGCGTAAGTCCTAGATTCAAATGTGACTGATAAACGGGGTTGAACACAGATTTCTATCCCTTTTCTCTTTTTATTAGCGAAAATCAGCGAAATCTGTATCCCTATCTGCTCTTAGGACTGAAGTGCGTAAGTCCTAACAGAATAATATGATAAGGCCTATGTGCGGTTCAGTATACACCACCACGGAGTTAAAATCTACGATAAAATGATAGCGCTATTTTGGACGATAGAGTTACGAATTATTTCCCATAACCACACGATTTAGATTGAACAGATAGTCAAGAAACACTATAATAATGTAAGTTAAACGCTATTTTACAGAAATTGCATTTTTTCGTTTCCCTTTTGCGAAAATAGGGCGCATTAGATCCTACAGGGAACTTGGAGGAGTGGATGATCAAACTTTTATTAACTTTAGTTGTAGCGGGCACCCTTGCGATGCCCCTGAGCACAATCCGCGCGGCAGCGGATCCGATGCTCAGAAAGATCGCAGCTGTCGAGACCGATTCGCCGCCGAAAATCGATGGAAAGCTAGATGATCTCTGTTGGCAAAAGGCGGCACAGGCCGGCGACTTTATTCAGTTTGAACCGAATTCCGGCGAACCTGCCAGCCATAAAACGAAGGTTTACCTGCTCTATGATCAGAATCGGTTGTATGTCGGTTTTGAGTGTTTCAAGAGTGATATGAACGTCCTCGCCGCAAATTCTGTCCAGCGAGACTCTTTTTTCTTCGCTGATGACCACGTTGAAGTTTTGCTTGACACCTATCTAGATCAACGTAACTGCTACGCTTTCGCGTTAAACGCCCTTAGTACGCAGACAGACCGACGGATAACAAACGAGGGCGGGAACGTGAGGCGAAATAGCTCTAATGTCGGTTCTGCTATCTCTTGGGACTGCGATTGGTCAGGGCACTCGGCGACATATGAGGACCGATGGACAGCCGAGTTTTCCATCCCGTTTGCGGAACTCCGTTTTCCGAAGAAAAACCCTCATGCGGTTTGGGGAATCAATTTTTGGCGGAACGACGAGTCGCAGCAGGAGGAGTTGTCGTGGGTAGAACTTGGGGGACGGCAATACGCNNNNNNNNNNNNNNNNNNNNNNNNNNNNNNNNNNNNNNNNNNNNNNNNNNNNNNNNNNNNNNNNNNNNNNNNNATAGGCGATCAGGACCCCGAATTGAATACCGCTGCAGGTCTTGATGTCCGGTATCCTTTCTCAAGTGTGACGGTCGACTTTACGCTCAATCCCGATTTTGCGCAGATTGAGGCGGATCCGGATCTGGTCAACCTATCAGATATCCCACTCCGTTTTCCAGAGAAGCGTCCGTTCTTCTTGGAAGGAAACGAACTTTTCCAGACGCCGGTTGAGCTGTTTTATAGTCGCCGTGTCGAAGATCTTATGTATGGCGGGAAGGTG
This DNA window, taken from Candidatus Poribacteria bacterium, encodes the following:
- a CDS encoding theronine dehydrogenase translates to MKGQRVVWPSRAKVEIEEFEFPSLGDNEILVATECSLISPGTERAFLLGLPNAQGRYPSYPGYSNIGVVIDSGRDVDGYKIGDRVVSSKGHTSHFVATPDSLLKVTEATLSSEEGVFFNLCTIAMQGVRKAKIELGEPVLVLGGGLI
- a CDS encoding carbohydrate binding family 9 domain-containing protein; the encoded protein is MIKLLLTLVVAGTLAMPLSTIRAAADPMLRKIAAVETDSPPKIDGKLDDLCWQKAAQAGDFIQFEPNSGEPASHKTKVYLLYDQNRLYVGFECFKSDMNVLAANSVQRDSFFFADDHVEVLLDTYLDQRNCYAFALNALSTQTDRRITNEGGNVRRNSSNVGSAISWDCDWSGHSATYEDRWTAEFSIPFAELRFPKKNPHAVWGINFWRNDESQQEELSWVELGGRQYA